In Podospora pseudoanserina strain CBS 124.78 chromosome 5, whole genome shotgun sequence, a single window of DNA contains:
- a CDS encoding hypothetical protein (EggNog:ENOG503PE39; COG:T): MAPHGNNLSKDEIAQFKEVFEIFDKDGTGDITAAELGAVMRELGLNPSPEELQDIVNEADLNKDGVISFEEFLSLMSMGVKETDTEQELVNAFKVFDKDGSGTISSDELRNVLKSLGENLTDAELDEMIKLADKDGDGHIDYQEFAHIMK; this comes from the exons ATG GCACCTCACGGGAATAACCTCTCCAAGGATGAGATTGCTCAGTTcaaggaggtgtttgagatTTTT GACAAAGACGGCACAGGCGACATTACCGCTGCCGAGCTGGGCGCCGTCATGCGTGAACTCggcctcaacccctccccggAGGAGCTCCAAGACATTGTCAATGAGGCGGACCTCAACAAGGACGGCGTGATCTCGTTTGAGGAGTTCCTGTCACTCATGTCAATGGGCGTCAAGGAGACGGACACGGAGCAGGAGCTGGTCAACGCCTTCAAGGTGTTTGACAAGGACGGGAGCGGGACCATCAGCAGCGACGAGCTGAGGAATGTGCTCAAGTCCCTGGGCGAGAACCTCACGGACGCGGAGCTGGACGAGATGATCAAGCTGGCGGAtaaggatggggatgggcaTATTGATTATCAGGAGTTTGCGCATATTATGAAATAG